TCCCAAGTTCGGGTCTGGAACAGCTTCGCCATAAATGCACCTTTATCTAAAAATCTTTCTGCCAAAGTCGGGTATATGAAGTCCCTTCGATGGGAAGAAAACATTCCTCAGACCAATTTTAATTGGTATATCCTGAAGGTGAACTATGAGTTAAGCAAGTCTTGGGACATGTCAATAGGCTCAGCTTGGATGAATATCCCAAGTGCAGATCGAACCACCTTCAGATTGATGGCTGAAGGAACTCATAGCCAAAAAATCTCCAGAAAACTCAATCTTAAAAACAGCCTTCAAGCGGAAAGACATAATAAGCAAGAATCCAGATTTGATTACCGTCTGATTTATAGCAGCAGATTAGGATTTCGAAAAAGGCTTGATTTCTTGGGAGTTGCACCTTCTTTGACCTATTCCCTATTCTTCAATTTTGGTGGCACGCCTTTGAAGTATTTCAACGCCAATCAAGAGCAAATCGCCCTGAAACCAGCCAATGGCCTCCATCGGGGTCGGGCTACCGCCAACTTCAATTTTAAGATTTCCAATCCATTACGACTCTCCATTTTCTACACCAACCAGCATGAATTTAACCTGGTGTTTTCGGAGACCAACAAAATCAATGTTACCAATCCTATTTCTGGAAAAATTCAAACCCCATTCTCTAATCAACACATCGTCGGATTTTTACTCAGCTACCAGCTTCAAAGCTTGATGGATGAGCCTATCCTTCCACAAATTTTCTAACAAACCCATCCAAACCCTTTTAAAAACCATGGAAAATCGAATCAAAAAAGGAATGTGCTGTGCCCACATTCAACCTGCTCAAATCATCCATCCACAAGCACTTCCGCTAGACTTTCAGTTTACGGCTGGTGATGTTGGAATTTTTGAGGTACTCGAATTGGGAAAACATACCCAAATTCAAAGTGCTGGTAGGAATTTAACCTTGGCTCCAGGAGACAAAATCATGGGAGTCTTTGGAGCGCGCTATGCTACCAATCAGTTTGAGGGATATGTGCCCGATTCAATTCAAGAAGAATACCATATTCTTGGAGGCGGCGGAGTAATTGGAACCTTGGTTTCATCCCATTCAAAATATGAATCTGAAGGTCCTACTCGCTTAAAAATGGTTGGAATGGCTGCTGATGAATCTGGTACTATCATCAATACGATTCAGCAAAATCTGCCTAGAATCAGACCATTTACTGGAAAAGCGGCTCAAAAAACGAAGGTGATCTTGTCCTTAGGATCTTCGATGGATAGCGGTAAAACAACAACTGCAGCCTACCTATGCAATGGATTGGCTCGTGAAGGCAAAAAAGTAGCTTACATCAAATTAACAGGGACTGCCTATCCAAAAGATAAAAATCTAGCCTATGACTTAGGTGCAATTACTGCGATTGACTTTTCTAAATATGGCTACCCTTCTACCTACTTAAGAAGTGAATTGGAGCTGATGAATCTTTATGAATCCTTGCTGGAGGATGTCCTTTCTTACGAACCAGAATATGTAGTCGTAGAAATAGCCGATGGACTTTATCAGCGAGAAACAAAAATGCTTTTGAGAAGCGCTGTCTTTCTAAATACGGTTTATCAAGTAATCTTCTCAGCTGGCGATAGTCTTTCTGCCGCTCAAGGAGTCCAAACTCTAAACAGATGGGGAATCATGCCATCTGCTCTTTCTGGCTTATTTACTGCCAGCCCCTTATTGATTCGGGAAGTCAAAGAGTACTTGTATGAAAATCAAGAGCTCTTGTTTTTACCCATTTTAACTTTGGAGGACCTCGCCTTGGGAAAGTGGAAGAGCTTGGTCGATGGATTTTCCCTCATGCAAGCCTAAGTCTATTGTCCAAGCAAATTCCGAATTGAACGATGAGAAAGTTTTGGAAAAGTAATTCACTCCGGAAATATTGGAAAAGCCAACCTATTCGGCTTTTGGGATATTGGGGACTCGGCTGGATTTCCAGCTTGAGTACCTTCTTTTTGAGTCTCTTGGTTGGGGCATATTTTGATCTACAGTTTCACAGTGGAACAGGTAAAAGCCTGATTTTAGAGAAGTTTGGACTCCAATTTTCCAACTTGTATCAATTATTTCTGGTAATGGCAGTTCTTCTTATTGGAAAGATTACTTTTCAATACCTCGAAAGAATTGCCACTAATCACATTGCAGATCAATTTGTAGCCAACCTCCATTTCCGATTGTTCAAAAAACAAATGAATTGGACGCCAGATTTTTTTTCAGAAAGGCAATTCAGCCGGTATTTATTGAAATTCTCAGGGGATTTAAGCCCCATTCGAAATCTCTTTGTGAATGGGATTCATCGTGGTGCTCGGGACTTACTTTTCATCAGTACTGGAATTTGCCTCTTGCTTTGGATCTCTCCTTATTGGACGATTTGGGTATTGGGTACAGTCGCACTGTTTATCCCAATTTTCTATTGGATTGACAGCCGACAAATCCGAATTATTCCTGAAAAAAGAAATTTGAAAAATAACCTGTTCCAATTTGTGACCAATTCATTTCTAAATCATCGGGAAATTCATTCTCAATTAAAAATTCAAAAAACTGTTCGAAGATTTACTCAAAAAAATAAGGCGCTTCTTGCACTCAACCTCACCTATCATCGCTGGGAATCTCTAAGGCATGCATTGGGAAATGGGATTTCACCCCTTCTTATTTTCTTTATTTTAGTTCTTATTTCAATTCATTGGAATCAGGAAAGTTCGGGTACCCTTTTAGCCTATTTTCTGGTACTAAACTCTCTAGGTGCTCCGCTTCGAAATCTGCTTAAATCCCCTGAAATCATTGAAAAAGGAATGATTTCACTTCGGAAAATAGAACAAACGCTTAAAACTAAACCTAACCCAACTTTGAGCGAATCCAAATCCAAGCGGCAAGAACCAACCCTGTCAATACAAGCAGGGCTGCAATAATTCCAAACACCTCTCTTACCGAAACCTCATGATGAATAGGCTGTCCAATCAACCGGAAATTGCTCCAATAAAAAGGATGGTGAAACTGCACCATTTGCGGATCATTCAATAAGTCCAGTTTCGCTTTTCGAAGGGAATTTGCTGGAGAATCTCCCTCATCCAAATATTGATAAAATCTTCCAGCTAAATAGGCCGACACGCGATCTTCACTAACCCATTGTGTCAATACCATTTGCTCGGCTCCTGCTATGGCAAAGCTCCTCGCTAAGCTTACAAAACCTTCACTGAGGCTTTGTTTTCCAGCACCCGTTTCGCATGCGCTCAGATATACAAGTTTGACTTGATTCAAATCCATGGATGAAATCTCAGGTACAAAAACTCTAAACTCTTCTTCACTTGGATGGAAGGCTACAAACGACTGATTGGGATCCGATGGAGCAGCGACCGCATGTGTTGCCAGATGAAGAATATCAGCCTCCCCAGCATTCTGAAGAAATTGATCGCGTGTGGCACTTTCACCGAAAAATGTTTCTTGATCAAAAGACTCAAGTTCAAGTTTTGATTCTTTTAGCTCTAAAAACCCACGAGAATTATCCTCTAAAACCTCTAAAAATGGAGCAAATCCCATTTTGTTTTCAGGGGCTCTTTCCCATTCAATCGGATCAATAAATCGAGCTGAAAACTGGTAGATAACCGAGGTATTGTCTAAAAGAAGGTGTTGATCTTCCAAAGAAAAAACTTCAAAAGGAACATCATTAAAGATTCCATGAGGGATAATGACAAGCTGCGCAATAGCTGAAAGACGATCTCGAAATCCTTCAAAAATCAAATTTGCAAATGGTTCGGACTGCTGAATTAGCTTGGAATCCGCAAAGCCTGGAGTTCGGATATCCTGAGTCCATTGTTGAAGTTCCAAGAGCGGAAAATTCTCCAATTCAATCCTTTTCCACCGAAATTCCTCACTTTCTATCCAAAAAACATACAAGTAAGAATCAGAGATAAAAAGTGATAACGCAGCAGTTTGGCCGGATAATTTTGCTCTAAAATGCTCGAAATCGAAACGCTGTGCTTCGGGAAGTTCCCATTTTGGAAATGAACGGAATTTCTCCCGAAGTCTAGAAAGTCGAACTTGAAGATCAACCCGTTCTTTTTCCAAAACATCCAAAGACTCAGTTTCATCCAACTGCTTTTGGTAGTTTCTCGAAATAGAAAACAATAAATTTTGCTCCTCCTGAATCAATTCTTCAGGAAGCCCTGCTTTTCTTTTTTGAGCTTGAAGCCTATTTCCATTGATTAACCCTTCCGCCTTACTTTCTTCGATCCAAACAAAGGCCTTTTTTATCAATTCATCTGAACCTTTAGCAATTGCAAAAGTGGTTAGATCATTGATGGCTTTTTGATAGGAGCGAAAAGCCTGATCTCCCAGAAATACCCGAGCTTCATCATTTTCATAATTGGCAGAAATAAACCGTACCAGCGCAAAAGCGCTATCCCAAGTTTCCATCCCCAATTTGAAAAACCGCTCTTCACCGGTATTTGAATAGGCTTTCCAAGCGATTTCTGCCTTCTGAGCTAGAATATCATATAAAGACAGAACCGAGACTCCCAGCACAAAATCGGTGGGATTAGCACGAATATCAAGTTGTTCAAACTCAGGATGCAAAAAGGTTAAGCCCTGTTGAACTGATTCCAAAGCCTTTGTCCACTGTTTTTCAGCTGCCCAAAAGTCGGCCCAAAGACCAAAATGAATTCCTAATTGGAAATTTTGTTTGGGAAATGTTCCTTTTGAAATCATTTCAGAGCCAAGGCTTAACGTTTCATGAAATTCATCAAAACGCTTAAGTTGTAAAAAGGCCTTTGCTTGGAGATTATTAAAGGAAAGTGATTGGTTGGCAAACTCCTTATC
Above is a window of Algoriphagus sanaruensis DNA encoding:
- a CDS encoding DUF2490 domain-containing protein; translated protein: MFRGKSFISFSIGIALFFSPPALAQSQVRVWNSFAINAPLSKNLSAKVGYMKSLRWEENIPQTNFNWYILKVNYELSKSWDMSIGSAWMNIPSADRTTFRLMAEGTHSQKISRKLNLKNSLQAERHNKQESRFDYRLIYSSRLGFRKRLDFLGVAPSLTYSLFFNFGGTPLKYFNANQEQIALKPANGLHRGRATANFNFKISNPLRLSIFYTNQHEFNLVFSETNKINVTNPISGKIQTPFSNQHIVGFLLSYQLQSLMDEPILPQIF
- a CDS encoding dethiobiotin synthase — protein: MENRIKKGMCCAHIQPAQIIHPQALPLDFQFTAGDVGIFEVLELGKHTQIQSAGRNLTLAPGDKIMGVFGARYATNQFEGYVPDSIQEEYHILGGGGVIGTLVSSHSKYESEGPTRLKMVGMAADESGTIINTIQQNLPRIRPFTGKAAQKTKVILSLGSSMDSGKTTTAAYLCNGLAREGKKVAYIKLTGTAYPKDKNLAYDLGAITAIDFSKYGYPSTYLRSELELMNLYESLLEDVLSYEPEYVVVEIADGLYQRETKMLLRSAVFLNTVYQVIFSAGDSLSAAQGVQTLNRWGIMPSALSGLFTASPLLIREVKEYLYENQELLFLPILTLEDLALGKWKSLVDGFSLMQA
- a CDS encoding ABC transporter transmembrane domain-containing protein; translated protein: MRKFWKSNSLRKYWKSQPIRLLGYWGLGWISSLSTFFLSLLVGAYFDLQFHSGTGKSLILEKFGLQFSNLYQLFLVMAVLLIGKITFQYLERIATNHIADQFVANLHFRLFKKQMNWTPDFFSERQFSRYLLKFSGDLSPIRNLFVNGIHRGARDLLFISTGICLLLWISPYWTIWVLGTVALFIPIFYWIDSRQIRIIPEKRNLKNNLFQFVTNSFLNHREIHSQLKIQKTVRRFTQKNKALLALNLTYHRWESLRHALGNGISPLLIFFILVLISIHWNQESSGTLLAYFLVLNSLGAPLRNLLKSPEIIEKGMISLRKIEQTLKTKPNPTLSESKSKRQEPTLSIQAGLQ
- a CDS encoding CHAT domain-containing protein, which produces MFKPIASIFLLVFVFAIVLMNFSQNGKSALDEANRLYLIPNPTEEQELKAMELYQEVLNETPDSWLVPQVVEASERLGNLQLSFGMIQAAQASYRKGIDLNRAFSLSDSSVFLHHLYLGEAYFGLNRLDSSLYFLEAAERIQNHFGIEEEKDRLYNALGVYFYETGNFNRAYVYFSKAESFLNGQEGGALTYARYSFRSNMASALYKLEKYDSAQSMYRELLDLGINLNQVRMNLANTFIEQGKASEALAVLFEIDKEFANQSLSFNNLQAKAFLQLKRFDEFHETLSLGSEMISKGTFPKQNFQLGIHFGLWADFWAAEKQWTKALESVQQGLTFLHPEFEQLDIRANPTDFVLGVSVLSLYDILAQKAEIAWKAYSNTGEERFFKLGMETWDSAFALVRFISANYENDEARVFLGDQAFRSYQKAINDLTTFAIAKGSDELIKKAFVWIEESKAEGLINGNRLQAQKRKAGLPEELIQEEQNLLFSISRNYQKQLDETESLDVLEKERVDLQVRLSRLREKFRSFPKWELPEAQRFDFEHFRAKLSGQTAALSLFISDSYLYVFWIESEEFRWKRIELENFPLLELQQWTQDIRTPGFADSKLIQQSEPFANLIFEGFRDRLSAIAQLVIIPHGIFNDVPFEVFSLEDQHLLLDNTSVIYQFSARFIDPIEWERAPENKMGFAPFLEVLEDNSRGFLELKESKLELESFDQETFFGESATRDQFLQNAGEADILHLATHAVAAPSDPNQSFVAFHPSEEEFRVFVPEISSMDLNQVKLVYLSACETGAGKQSLSEGFVSLARSFAIAGAEQMVLTQWVSEDRVSAYLAGRFYQYLDEGDSPANSLRKAKLDLLNDPQMVQFHHPFYWSNFRLIGQPIHHEVSVREVFGIIAALLVLTGLVLAAWIWIRSKLG